The proteins below come from a single Mytilus edulis chromosome 5, xbMytEdul2.2, whole genome shotgun sequence genomic window:
- the LOC139525109 gene encoding uncharacterized protein, translating to MASASGTDRGKQAQQMVPTISKTINDINLTLIKKIEISEGNKGIGITGCTIMPSGKIFFVDVNNHRLVIHSDNGLFVYEIPVSHFPLDVTYIDENTVAVTHVGEPYQIEIINIANKEIVNQIKTSNQCYGITNEKRRLIYHENGSGIQTTDVNSESTATTFVKVDGEHHWNYVTTSKDKIYLTEYKSGTVTCYTVTGQKVWEYKDESILKYINGVAVDNDSNVYVVSIGNNSIVVLSPDGKQARRLLAEENGIQYPSGIYFDKDRNVLLVTNSRGPAFLYNIK from the coding sequence ATGGCTTCAGCTAGTGGAACTGATAGAGGAAAACAAGCTCAGCAAATGGTACCGACGATATCAAAAACAATCAATGACATTAATcttaccttaataaaaaaaattgagatatCGGAAGGAAATAAAGGAATAGGAATTACGGGCTGCACTATCATGCCTTCCGGGAAAATTTTCTTCGTAGATGTAAACAATCATCGGCTTGTAATCCATAGCGACAATGGATTATTTGTTTATGAAATACCTGTATCACATTTCCCTTTAGATGTTACATATATTGATGAAAACACGGTTGCTGTCACCCATGTTGGAGAGCCTTATCAGATAGAAATCATCAACATCGCCAATAAAGAGATTGTAAACCAGATTAAAACGTCCAATCAGTGCTACGGcattacaaatgaaaaaagaaGATTAATATATCATGAAAACGGAAGTGGTATTCAAACAACAGACGTCAATAGTGAAAGTACAGCCACCACATTTGTTAAAGTCGATGGCGAGCATCACTGGAACTATGTTACAACATCAAAAGACAAGATATACCTTACAGAATATAAATCAGGTACCGTTACATGCTACACAGTCACGGGACAGAAGGTTTGGGAATACAAAGACGaatcaattttgaaatatattaatggAGTAGCAGTTGATAACGATTCCAACGTGTACGTGGTATCCATTGGAAATAACAGTATCGTTGTTCTTTCACCAGATGGAAAGCAAGCGCGTCGATTGTTAGCAGAAGAAAATGGGATTCAATACCCTAGTGGTATCTATTTTGACAAAGATAGAAATGTTCTACTGGTAACGAATTCACGTGGACCAGCCTTTTTGTATAATATTAAATGA